Proteins found in one Miscanthus floridulus cultivar M001 chromosome 4, ASM1932011v1, whole genome shotgun sequence genomic segment:
- the LOC136550202 gene encoding probable potassium transporter 14, whose translation MEPESGGVVRRRLQKIESAEMRWVVPGGANEDDEIESSDDGGADTPAAASGSRGGGCSDEDDGYEEDEMLRQRLVRTGPRADSFDVEALDVPGVYRHQEFTLGSCIVLTLQTLGVVFGDVGTSPLYTFDVMFNKYRITAKEDVLGALSLVIYTLILIPFLKYTLIVLWGNDDGEGGTFALYSLICRNAKASLLPNQLPSDTRISSFNLKVPSVELERSLKIKERLETSSMLKKLLLMLVLFGTSMVIADGVVTPAMSVMSAVNGLKVGISSVNEGEVVMITAAFLIVLFSLQRFGTSKVGLAVGPALFVWFCCLAGIGIYNLRIYGSEVFHAFNPVYIYYYFERNPTEAWMSLGGCLLCATGSEAMFADLCYFSVKSVQLTFVFLVLPCLLLGYLGQAAFLMENLDKSQQIFFLSIPSEAFWPVVFIATLAALIASRAMTTAIFSTIKQATALGCFPRLKIIHTSRKFMGQIYIPVMNWFLLVSCLAFVAVFGSINEIGNAYGIAELGVMMMTTVLVTIIMLLIWQVNIVIVLCFLTLFLGLELFFFSSVLGSAADGSWVLLVFAAVLYLVMYIWNYGTKLKYETEVKQKLSMDLLMQLGCNLGTVRAPGIGLLYNELVRGVPAIFGHFLTTLPAMHSMIIFVCIKWVPVPVVPQNERFRFRRVCPKNYHMFRCIARYGYKDVRKENTQAFEQLLIESLEKFIRREAQERSLESDHNDDTDSEEEIASSSSRVLVGPNGSIYSLGVPLAEPGGTDNSALGSSMSFDGSSLDNELSFVHKAKESGVVYLLGHGDIRARKESFFLKKLVINYFYAFLRRNCRRGIATLSVPHTRLMQVAMQYMV comes from the exons ATGGAGCCCGAGAGCGGCGGCGTTGTCCGCCGGAGGCTGCAGAAGATTGAGTCGGCGGAGATGCGGTGGGTGGTCCCGGGCGGCGCCAATGAGGACGACGAGATCGAGAGCTccgacgacggcggcgccgaCACCCCCGCGGCCGCCTCGGGCTCACGGGGCGGCGGGTGCTCCGATGAAGACGACGGCTACGAGGAGGACGAGATGCTGCGCCAGCGCCTCGTGCGCACGGGCCCGCGCGCCGACTCCTTCGACGTCGAGGCGCTCGATGTCCCCGGCGTGTACCGCCACCAG GAATTTACCTTAGGCAGCTGTATTGTGCTGACTCTTCAGACACTAGGCGTTGTCTTTGGGGATGTTGGTACTAGTCCACTGTATACCTTTGATGTAATGTTCAACAAATACCGAATTACTGCAAAGGAGGATGTTCTTGGAGCTCTCTCACTTGTAATATACACTCTCATTCTGATACCATTTCTGAAGTATACACTGATTGTTTTGTGGGGAAACGATGATGGAGAAG GAGGGACATTTGCTTTATACTCGTTGATATGCAGAAACGCAAAGGCAAGCCTGCTTCCTAACCAATTACCTTCTGATACCCGTATATCAAGTTTCAATCTGAAGGTGCCTTCAGTAGAGCTCGAGAGATCTTTGAAGATCAAGGAGCGACTTGAGACTTCATCTATGCTAAAGAAGCTGCTTTTGATGCTTGTTCTTTTTGGTACTTCGATGGTAATAGCAGATGGTGTGGTCACACCAGCAATGTCAG TTATGTCTGCTGTTAATGGCTTGAAGGTTGGAATTTCTAGTGTTAATGAAG GTGAAGTGGTCATGATAACTGCTGCATTTCTTATTGTTCTGTTCAGTCTACAACGGTTTGGAACGAGCAAAGTAGGGCTTGCTGTTGGGCCGGCTTTGTTCGTATGGTTTTGCTGCCTTGCTGGGATAGGAATTTATAACCTCAGAATATATGGTTCAGAAGTATTCCATGCATTCAATCCTGTGTATATCTACTATTATTTTGAAAGAAATCCCACTGAAGCTTGGATGTCCCTGGGGGGCTGTCTTTTATGTGCAACAG GATCTGAGGCAATGTTTGCTGATTTATGCTACTTCTCTGTTAAATCTGTTCAG CTTACCTTTGTGTTTCTTGTTCTTCCATGCCTTCTACTGGGATACCTAGGACAAGCTGCATTTCTTATGGAGAACTTAGATAAAAGTCAGCAGATCTTCTTTTTGTCCATTCCAA gtgaggcatTTTGGCCAGTGGTATTCATAGCTACTCTGGCAGCACTAATTGCTAGTCGTGCAATGACAACTGCTATATTCTCAACCATAAAGCAGGCAACAGCTCTTGGCTGTTTCCCACGCCTCAAGATTATCCACACCTCTAGAAAGTTCATGGGCCAAATATACATCCCGGTGATGAACTGGTTCTTGCTGGTTTCTTGTCTGGCATTTGTCGCAGTATTTGGGAGCATAAATGAGATTGGCAATGCATATG GCATAGCAGAACTTGGGGTCATGATGATGACTACTGTCCTGGTAACCATTATAATGCTTCTGATATGGCAGGTCAACATTGTCATAGTTCTATGCTTTCTCACCCTCTTCCTGGGGCTGGAGttatttttcttttcctcagTTTTGGGAAGTGCAGCAGATGGAAGTTGGGTGCTTTTGGTATTTGCAGCTGTATTGTATTTGGTAATGTACATATGGAACTATGGAACCAAATTGAAGTACGAAACTGAAGTCAAGCAAAAACTTTCAATGGATTTATTGATGCAGCTAGGCTGCAATCTTGGTACAGTGAGGGCACCTGGTATTGGATTGCTCTATAATGAACTGGTCAGGGGTGTTCCTGCAATCTTTGGTCACTTCCTCACTACACTGCCAGCCATGCATTCAATGATCATTTTTGTCTGCATCAAATGGGTCCCAGTTCCAGTTGTGCCTCAGAATGAAAGGTTTCGCTTCCGTCGCGTCTGCCCAAAGAACTACCATATGTTCCGCTGTATTGCTAG GTATGGGTACAAGGATGTACGCAAGGAGAACACCCAAGCATTCGAACAGCTTCTGATAGAAAGCCTTGAAAAGTTCATACGCCGAGAGGCCCAGGAACGCTCCCTGGAGAGCGACCATAATGACGACACAGACTCTGAAGAGGAgattgcatcttcatcatcaagagTCCTTGTTGGTCCCAACGGTAGCATCTACTCGCTCGGTGTCCCACTTGCTGAGCCAGGCGGCACCGACAACTCAGCCCTGGGATCAAGCATGTCGTTCGACGGATCAAGCCTGGACAACGAGCTCTCTTTCGTCCACAAGGCCAAGGAGTCGGGCGTGGTGTACCTTCTTGGGCACGGAGACATCAGGGCTCGGAAGGAGTCGTTCTTCCTCAAGAAGCTGGTGATCAACTATTTCTACGCTTTCCTGAGGAGGAACTGCAGGAGGGGCATCGCGACGCTGAGCGTACCCCACACGAGGCTGATGCAGGTGGCGATGCAATACATGGTTTAG
- the LOC136548964 gene encoding uncharacterized protein: MKRNGDIASLFQKHEAKKKAAAATATSNPDPIEPVVEEQIHERVVEGIVNPMPPPQPSSLPRVYDTNRLLHDPGERHPILKYPVNDQDAIRRAYIIKGPFKPFAHDFPKRKISDRDRGFNYCWMYNNDWLEYSIKKDAVFCFICYLFKKGTGSDTFTVDGWKNWNIGEKALRKHMGSKAHIAAQERYIGFTNSKVAIDYNIEKWSDEDLHLYKKRLTYSLRCIKFLLHQGLAFRGHDESEESSNRGNFIELLKFLAGNSEEVKKYVLDNAPGNYTLTSPDIQKQIIHCCALETRKKIIEELGDEPYAILADESSDISHKEQLALCLRYVDKLGRPCEHFIGVIHVDDTISLSLKDAIEALLVSHGLTMTQIRGQGYDGASNMKGDIKGLKTLIMQESSSAYYIYCFAHQLQLVLVAVAKGNTDCKTFF; the protein is encoded by the coding sequence ATGAAGAGAAACGGGGACATTGCATCTCTTTTTCAGAAGCATGAAgcaaagaagaaggctgcggcagcTACTGCTACTTCTAATCCTGATCCGATTGAACCTGTGGTGGAAGAGCAGATTCATGAGAGAGTAGTTGAGGGAATTGTAAATCCTATGCCACCTCCACAACCGTCTTCACTGCCACGAGTTTATGACACCAATCGCCTTCTACATGATCCAGGTGAAAGACATCCTATTCTAAAATATCCtgttaatgatcaagatgcaattCGAAGAGCATATATTATTAAAGGTCCATTCAAACCTTTTGCACATGATTTTCCAAAAAGAAAGATTTCAGACAGGGATCGGGGATTCAACTATTGTTGGATGTATAATAATGATTGGCTTGAGTATAGTATTAAGAAGGATGCTGTGTTTTGCTTCATATGCTATTTGTTCAAGAAGGGTACTGGGTCAGACACATTTACTGTTGATGGCTGGAAGAATTGGAATATAGGAGAGAAAGCACTTCGCAAACATATGGGTTCTAAGGCACATATTGCAGCTCAAGAGAGATACATTGGCTTTACAAATTCCAAGGTtgcaattgattataatattgagaAGTGGAGTGATGAGGATCTTCATCTTTATAAGAAAAGGTTAACTTATTCACTGAGgtgtatcaagtttcttttgcatcaaggGTTGGCGTTCCGtggacatgatgaaagtgaagaatctagcaacagagggaacttcattgaacttttgaaatttcttgccgGAAATAGTGAAGAAGTGAAGAAGTATGTTTTGGACAATGCTCCAGGTAACTATACCTTAACTAGCCCAGACATACAAAAGCAAattattcactgttgtgccctagaaactagaaagaaaataattgaagaacttggtgatgagccctatgcaattttagctgatgagtctagtgatatatcacataaagaacaactagctcttTGCTTGCGTTATGTTGATAAATTAGGAAGGCCATGTGAGCATTTTATTGGAGTTattcatgtagatgatactatCTCTTTATCACTTAAGGATGCAATTGAAGCTTTACTTGTTAGTCATGGCTTGACTATGACTCAAATTCGTGGTCAAGGATATGATGGGGCTAGCaacatgaaaggagatattaaaggGTTGAAAACATTGATCATGCAAGAATCATCTTCTGCTTATTATATTTATTGTTTTGCTCATCAACTCCAATTGGTTCTTGTTGCTGTTGCCAAGGGAAATACTGATTGCAAAACTTTTTTTTGA